Proteins from a single region of Mucilaginibacter daejeonensis:
- a CDS encoding Arc family DNA binding domain-containing protein, producing the protein MADKRSFALRVNAETLKAIEKWAADDFRSVNGQIEWLLHKALTESGRLKKKDEEAGKK; encoded by the coding sequence ATGGCTGATAAAAGGTCGTTCGCGTTGCGGGTAAATGCTGAAACGCTAAAGGCGATAGAGAAATGGGCGGCCGATGATTTCAGGAGTGTGAACGGGCAGATCGAGTGGTTACTGCACAAGGCGCTGACCGAAAGCGGCAGGTTAAAAAAGAAGGACGAAGAGGCTGGTAAAAAATAA
- a CDS encoding SPFH domain-containing protein — protein METERILKPLNGYVAVVLALVAVVVGLVLAINIPLCAVAGVIVGVILLKGLIIVGPNDSKVLLLFGKYVGSVDQSGLFWVNPFYWRIGVSLKARNFESELIKVNDKMGNPVLISVILVWKVQDTYKASFAVNDYIQFVRIQTDSAVRKLAGSFPYDHFEDEQAHITLSTNFEDVNNALEKEIAERLHMAGIDVIEARIGHLAYAPEIAHSMLRRQQASAVVAARHKIVEGAVGMVDSALKLLSEKEIIQFDDDKKATMVSNLMVVLCGDRETQPVVNTGTLYQ, from the coding sequence ATGGAAACTGAACGTATATTGAAACCGCTTAATGGTTATGTAGCGGTGGTCCTGGCCTTGGTAGCTGTTGTTGTAGGGTTGGTACTGGCCATCAACATCCCTTTATGCGCAGTGGCTGGAGTGATCGTGGGTGTGATCTTACTTAAAGGACTGATCATTGTTGGGCCAAATGATTCGAAGGTGTTGCTGCTGTTCGGTAAGTATGTGGGCAGTGTGGATCAAAGCGGCCTGTTCTGGGTCAATCCGTTTTACTGGCGCATAGGTGTATCGTTAAAGGCCCGCAACTTCGAGAGCGAGCTGATCAAAGTGAACGATAAGATGGGTAACCCGGTACTCATCAGCGTGATCCTGGTTTGGAAGGTACAGGACACTTACAAGGCCTCGTTCGCCGTTAATGATTATATCCAATTCGTGCGCATACAAACCGATTCAGCCGTGCGTAAATTGGCCGGCAGTTTCCCCTACGATCACTTTGAGGATGAGCAGGCCCACATCACCCTGAGTACTAATTTTGAGGATGTGAACAATGCCCTTGAAAAGGAGATAGCTGAGCGACTGCACATGGCAGGTATCGATGTGATCGAGGCCCGTATCGGTCACCTGGCCTACGCGCCCGAGATAGCGCATTCGATGTTGCGCCGTCAGCAGGCATCGGCCGTGGTGGCTGCCCGCCACAAGATCGTGGAAGGTGCCGTAGGTATGGTAGATAGTGCTTTGAAGTTATTATCAGAAAAAGAGATCATTCAGTTTGACGATGATAAAAAGGCCACCATGGTAAGCAACCTGATGGTAGTACTTTGCGGCGACCGCGAAACACAGCCGGTAGTGAACACTGGCACGTTATATCAATAG
- the clpB gene encoding ATP-dependent chaperone ClpB: MNFNNFTIKAQEAVQKASEIATGNQQQAIETAHLLKGLLMVDENVVSYLLKKLNVNISRLNETLDNQIQAFPKVSGSNIYLSANANAALQKAQSYLKEFKDEFVSVEHILMGILSVNDKVSAALKDYGVNEKDLKTAIVSLRGDSKVTGQNAEATYNALNKYARNLNEYAESGKLDPVIGRDEEIRRVIQILSRRTKNNPVLVGEPGVGKTAIAEGIAFRIIKGDAPDNLKSKTVFSLDMGALVAGAKYKGEFEERLKAVVNEVIKSDGEIILFIDEIHTLVGAGGGEGAMDAANILKPALARGELRAIGATTLNEYQKYIEKDKALERRFQRVMVEEPDAADAISILRGLKERYETHHKVRIKDEAIIASVEMSQRYIADRFLPDKAIDLMDEAASKLRLEMNSVPEAVDELERRIMQLEIEREAIKRENDDRKVKELSEEIANLSTERDSLRAKWQGEKDLVDGINSKIEAIEAYKLEAEQAERAGDYGKVAELRYGRIRETEAEVEKLKAALRENQEDHRMLKEEVTADDIAGVVSRWTGIPVSKMIQSEREKLLHLEEELHKRVAGQEEAIEAISDAIRRSRAGLQDKRRPIGSFIFLGTTGVGKTELAKALAEFLFNDEQSMVRIDMSEYQERHAVSRLIGAPPGYVGYDEGGQLTEAVRRKPYSVILLDEIEKAHPDVFNILLQVLDDGRLTDNKGRVVNFKNTIVIMTSNIGSHIIQENFQNFEDSDKEEVMARTKNQLFELLQKTIRPEFLNRIDEVIMFTPLGRDEIADIVKLQFKGLQATLQEMGIHMEASDEALDWLAQLGYDPQYGARPLKRVIQKKILNELSKQILAGKVDKDSKIKLDMFDNQFVFLNE, encoded by the coding sequence ATGAATTTTAACAACTTTACCATAAAAGCACAGGAGGCCGTGCAGAAGGCATCCGAGATAGCCACCGGCAATCAGCAGCAGGCCATTGAGACCGCGCACTTGCTCAAAGGCTTATTAATGGTCGATGAGAACGTGGTAAGCTACCTGCTCAAAAAACTGAACGTGAACATTAGCAGGTTGAACGAAACACTCGACAACCAGATCCAAGCCTTCCCTAAAGTAAGCGGAAGCAATATCTATCTTTCGGCCAATGCCAACGCTGCTTTGCAAAAAGCGCAGAGCTATTTAAAAGAATTTAAAGATGAGTTCGTTTCGGTAGAGCATATCCTGATGGGTATCTTATCTGTGAACGATAAAGTGAGCGCCGCTCTTAAGGACTATGGCGTGAACGAAAAGGACCTTAAAACGGCCATCGTTAGTTTGCGTGGCGATAGCAAGGTGACCGGCCAAAATGCCGAGGCCACTTATAACGCCTTAAACAAATATGCGCGTAACCTGAACGAGTATGCTGAATCAGGTAAGCTGGATCCCGTGATCGGTCGTGATGAAGAAATCCGCCGAGTGATCCAGATCCTGAGCCGCCGCACCAAGAACAACCCTGTATTGGTGGGTGAGCCTGGTGTAGGTAAAACAGCTATAGCCGAAGGTATCGCCTTTAGGATCATCAAAGGTGATGCGCCCGATAACCTCAAGAGCAAGACCGTTTTCTCACTGGATATGGGTGCACTAGTAGCCGGTGCCAAATATAAAGGCGAATTTGAGGAACGCTTGAAGGCGGTAGTGAATGAGGTGATCAAGAGTGATGGCGAGATCATCCTGTTCATTGATGAGATCCATACACTGGTGGGAGCTGGTGGTGGCGAGGGTGCGATGGATGCTGCCAACATCCTGAAACCTGCCCTGGCCCGTGGCGAGCTGAGAGCCATAGGCGCTACCACACTGAACGAGTATCAAAAATACATCGAGAAAGATAAAGCCCTCGAGCGTCGTTTCCAACGCGTGATGGTGGAAGAGCCTGATGCTGCCGATGCCATATCGATCCTGCGTGGCTTGAAGGAGCGTTATGAAACACACCATAAGGTGCGCATCAAGGATGAGGCCATCATTGCTTCAGTAGAGATGTCGCAAAGGTATATCGCCGACCGTTTTTTGCCTGATAAGGCTATCGACCTGATGGATGAAGCAGCCAGTAAGCTGCGTTTAGAAATGAATTCGGTACCCGAAGCGGTTGATGAATTGGAGCGACGTATCATGCAGCTCGAGATCGAGCGCGAGGCCATCAAGCGCGAGAACGATGATCGCAAGGTGAAAGAACTGAGCGAGGAGATCGCCAACCTGTCTACCGAACGGGATTCACTGCGTGCTAAATGGCAGGGCGAAAAGGATCTGGTGGATGGTATCAACAGTAAGATCGAAGCTATAGAAGCATACAAACTGGAAGCCGAACAAGCTGAAAGAGCCGGTGATTATGGTAAAGTAGCCGAACTGCGTTACGGCCGCATCCGTGAGACCGAGGCAGAGGTAGAGAAACTAAAAGCAGCCCTACGCGAGAACCAGGAAGATCACCGCATGCTCAAAGAAGAGGTGACCGCCGATGATATCGCCGGTGTGGTATCCCGCTGGACCGGTATCCCGGTATCTAAAATGATCCAAAGTGAGCGCGAAAAGCTGTTGCACCTGGAAGAGGAACTGCACAAACGCGTGGCAGGGCAGGAAGAGGCCATTGAGGCGATCAGCGATGCCATACGCCGCAGTCGTGCCGGTTTGCAGGATAAACGCCGCCCTATAGGTTCATTCATCTTTTTAGGTACTACGGGTGTAGGTAAAACGGAGTTGGCTAAAGCATTGGCCGAGTTCCTGTTCAATGATGAGCAAAGCATGGTACGTATCGATATGTCGGAGTACCAGGAACGCCATGCGGTAAGCCGTTTGATCGGTGCGCCTCCGGGCTACGTAGGCTATGATGAAGGCGGACAACTGACCGAGGCCGTGCGCCGCAAACCATACAGCGTGATCCTGCTCGACGAGATCGAGAAGGCACACCCTGATGTGTTCAACATATTGCTACAGGTGCTGGACGATGGCCGTTTGACCGACAACAAAGGTCGCGTGGTCAACTTCAAGAATACCATTGTGATCATGACATCCAATATTGGTTCGCACATCATTCAGGAGAACTTCCAGAATTTTGAGGACAGTGATAAGGAAGAAGTGATGGCACGTACCAAGAACCAACTGTTCGAATTGTTGCAAAAGACCATTCGTCCGGAGTTCTTGAACCGTATAGATGAGGTGATCATGTTCACTCCACTGGGTCGCGATGAGATAGCCGATATCGTGAAGCTGCAATTCAAAGGTTTGCAGGCCACGCTGCAGGAAATGGGCATCCACATGGAGGCCTCTGACGAAGCACTTGATTGGCTGGCCCAACTGGGTTACGACCCGCAATATGGTGCACGTCCGCTTAAACGGGTGATCCAGAAAAAGATCCTGAACGAGCTGAGTAAGCAAATATTGGCTGGTAAGGTAGATAAGGACAGCAAGATCAAGCTGGATATGTTCGACAACCAGTTCGTATTCCTGAACGAGTAA